In Oncorhynchus mykiss isolate Arlee chromosome 1, USDA_OmykA_1.1, whole genome shotgun sequence, the following proteins share a genomic window:
- the LOC110493709 gene encoding interleukin-6 receptor subunit beta, with translation MEAKEHWSLPRFLVLAMVIAQGTTCKCLSSPQCYKKTEKATTYTCEWTSGSMQNATYELFYKRSNSTENKKSLGKNQQSYIFVNDDKVLEKVPVDLWVVAYMGNWSCQSLSTSVRLNESVKYEAPQNMSMSRSSSNLTLSWVNKEEVKNHMPEDVVLEVKFSTLEKTSGVWNTTETEVKQAMVTLEILQNQHMYQLQVRQKSKHVKRPLWSDWTPILDVPTEIQNATEVKWTVEDFNNGTRLLNLTWGTPPYPVSVGQVNYNLSLHIWPCQLKRKNHTNITTTEFSVYVTYSAVSGYIFAFNKVGKSSQTHILVPAKHLTYPRKSWPDDKLIPRNYNPRLKNSCLEWYKLTDGETQPAKVNISKMINGTVEETLKSVRQKMDDYVRYFYLVHKQTDGKPQTTEMRLMYKKEGAASKAPEDFTVKVVTNSAVLHWKPIPVQDQQGFLTHYEVCYTRSQNNGAHIEIKKCHNISASKTEYLIQNLTPESDYNIYLAGATAAGSGRNISIHILTKPQHRSITGWMIAGRIVLIAILITICLFIIKRHKSKIFPPIPRPMVAESKNYRASTQDMYEIKEEVHELQLHDKSSQDPNPEEATLLEVCEDENEKSLGDSSTPDGVSDPLTSDFKGQVLSLETADPSQGEIDCEVTMLMYRNGLVFDMKADSTEDVGTPL, from the exons ATGGAGGCAAAGGAACACTGGTCCCTGCCAAGGTTTCTGGTTCTTGCTATGGTAATAGCTCAAG GGACAACTTGTAAATGTCTTTCTAGTCCTCAATGCTACAAGAAAACTGAAAAAGCTACCACCTATACGTGTGAATGGACGTCTGGGTCTATGCAAAATGCCACCTATGAGCTTTTTTACAA GCGCTCCAATTCTACGGAAAATAAAAAATCATTGGGCAAAAATCAGCAGAGCTATATCTTTGTGAATGACGATAAAGTGCTCGAAAAAGTGCCCGTGGATCTATGGGTGGTTGCTTATATGGGCAACTGGAGCTGCCAGTCACTCAGTACCTCTGTTCGACTTAATGAAAGTg TTAAGTATGAAGCGCCCCAAAATATGTCTATGTCAAGATCCTCAAGTAATCTTACCCTCAGCTGGGTTAACAAGGAAG AAGTGAAAAATCACATGCCGGAAGATGTTGTATTAGAGGTCAAGTTCAGCACATTAGAGAAAACCTCCGGGGTATGG AACACAACTGAAACAGAAGTCAAACAAG CCATGGTCACTCTGGAGATTCTCCAGAACCAACACATGTACCAACTGCAGGTCAGACAAAAGTCCAAGCATGTCAAACGTCCCCTGTGGAGCGACTGGACTCCAATCTTGGACGTTCCCACTG AAATCCAAAATGCCACAGAGGTTAAGTGGACAGTGGAGGATTTTAACAACGGTACCCGACTCCTCAATCTGACTTGGGGT ACACCACCTTATCCAGTCTCTGTGGGACAGGTGAATtacaacctctctctccatatttgGCCTTGCCAACTAAAGCGAAAGAACCACACCAATATCACTACCACTGAGTTTAGTGTTTATGTGACTTACTCTGCTGTCAGTGGTTACATTTTTGCCTTTAATAAGGTGGGAAAGTCATCGCAGACACATATCCTTGTCCCAGCAAAACATCTTACATATCCCAGgaagt CTTGGCCTGATGACAAACTCATCCCACGCAATTATAACCCTCGCCTTAAAAATTCCTGTCTGGAATGGTACAAGCTAACAGACGGAGAAACACAACCAGCCAAAGTGAATATATCAAAAATGATAAATGGAACAGTGGAGGAAACACTCAAATCTGTCAGACAAA AGATGGACGACTATGTACGTTACTTTTACCTCGTTCACAAACAAACTGATGGAAAGCCACAAACAACAGAAATGCGTCTCATGTACAAAAAAGAGGGTG CAGCTAGTAAGGCACCTGAGGATTTCACTGTTAAAGTAGTAACCAACTCTGCAGTGCTGCATTGGAAACCTATTCCTGTGCAAGACCAGCAAGGCTTCCTTACACACTACGAAGTCTGCTACACAAGAAGCCAAAATAATGGGGCCCACATTGAAATAAAAA AGTGTCACAACATTTCAGCATCAAAAACAGAGTACCTTATTCAAAACCTGACACCTGAGTCCGACTACAATATCTATCTTGCTGGAGCAACAGCTGCAGGCTCAGGACGAAATATATCTATCCATATCTTGACAAAGCCTCAACACAGGTCCATTACTG GCTGGATGATAGCTGGCAGAATTGTTTTAATTGCAATATTAATAACAATATGCTTATTTATCATCAAGAG ACATAAAAGCAAGATCTTCCCACCAATACCACGTCCTATGGTCGCAGAGTCCAAGAACTATCGAGCGAGTACTCAG GACATGTATGAGATTAAGGAAGAGGTGCATGAGCTGCAGCTACATGACAAGAGCAGCCAAGATCCCAACCCTGAGGAAGCCACTCTCCTGGAGGTGTGTGAAGACGAGAACGAGAAGAGCCTTGGAGACTCCAGCACACCAGATGGAGTCAGTGACCCACTGACCTCTGATTTTAAGGGCCAGGTGTTAAGTTTAGAAACCGCCGATCCAAGCCAAGGAGAGATTGACTGTGAAGTCACCATGCTGATGTATAGGAACGGTCTGGTCTTTGATATGAAGGCAGACTCCACCGAGGATGTCGGGACGCCACTGTAG
- the klhl26 gene encoding kelch-like protein 26 isoform X2 → MAESDGGDFASNRPQNRAMFTGGMRESNQETIELKGLSARGLKHIIDFAYSAEVTLDLDCIQDVLGAAVFLQMVPVVDLCEEFLKSAMSVETCLNIGQMATTFNLTSLKESVDTFTFRHFLQIAEEEDFLHIPMERLVFFLQSNKLKNCSEIDLFHAAIRWLQHDEARRAGVNEVLCHVRFPLMPSSELVDSVQTVDIMVEDVLCRQYLLEAFNYQILPFRQHKMQSPRTVIRSNVVSLITFGGTPYTDNDRTVSSKVFYLPDIAARQFKELTEMETGSSHACVSVLDNFVYVVGGQHLQYRSGEGAVDICFRYDPHLSKWLRIQPMQEGRIQFHLNALQGQLYATGGRNRSGSLSSVECYCPKKNEWTYVEPLKRRIWGHAGTPCGDKLYISGGYGVSVDDKKTLHCYDPTSDQWDFKSPMNEPRVLHAMISAKDRVYCLGGRMDHVDRCFDVLAVEYYIPENDQWTTVSPMRTGQSEAGCCLLDKKIYIVGGYNWHLNNVTSIVQVYNTETDEWERDLHFPESFAGIACTPIILPQTTTQR, encoded by the exons ATGGCGGAGTCAGATGGTGGGGATTTCGCCTCGAATCGTCCACAGAACAG AGCCATGTTCACTGGAGGCATGAGGGAGTCAAACCAGGAAACCATTGAGCTGAAGGGCTTGTCTGCCCGTGGCCTGAAACACATAATTGACTTTGCCTACAGCGCAGAGGTCACGCTTGACCTGGACTGCATTCAAGACGTACTGGGAGCAGCAGTCTTTCTACAGATGGTCCCAGTCGTTGACCTTTGCGAAGAATTCCTCAAGTCAGCTATGAGCGTAGAGACCTGCCTGAACATCGGCCAGATGGCCACCACCTTCAACCTGACCTCCCTCAAGGAGTCTGTGGACACCTTCACCTTCCGCCACTTCCTGCAGATTGCAGAGGAGGAAGACTTCCTGCACATCCCCATGGAGCGCCTGGTCTTCTTCCTACAGAGCAACAAGCTGAAGAACTGCAGCGAGATTGACCTGTTCCACGCTGCCATCCGCTGGCTGCAGCACGATGAGGCCCGCCGAGCCGGTGTAAACGAGGTCCTCTGCCACGTGCGATTCCCCCTCATGCCCTCCTCGGAGCTGGTGGACAGCGTGCAGACGGTGGACATCATGGTGGAGGACGTGTTGTGCAGGCAGTACCTCCTGGAGGCCTTCAACTACCAGATCCTCCCGTTCCGTCAACACAAGATGCAGTCCCCGCGGACTGTGATCCGCTCCAACGTGGTTTCGCTAATTACCTTTGGCGGGACACCCTACACTGACAACGATCGCACTGTGAGCAGTAAGGTGTTCTATCTCCCAGACATTGCAGCGCGTCAGTTCAAGGAACTAACGGAGATGGAGACAGGATCCAGCCACGCCTGTGTATCAGTGCTGGACAACTTTGTGTACGTAGTCGGCGGGCAGCACCTGCAATACCGCAGCGGTGAAGGGGCAGTGGACATCTGCTTCCGTTATGACCCACACCTGAGCAAATGGCTGCGTATCCAGCCAATGCAGGAGGGGCGTATTCAGTTCCACCTCAACGCTCTTCAAGGACAACTCTACGCCACTGGGGGGCGCAACCGATCTGGAAGTCTGTCGTCCGTAGAGTGCTACTGTCCTAAGAAAAACGAGTGGACCTACGTGGAACCACTAAAACGCAGAATCTGGGGCCATGCAGGAACTCCCTGTGGCGACAAGCTCTACATCTCAGGGGGTTACGGTGTCTCAGTGGATGATAAGAAAACCCTGCACTGTTACGACCCCACGTCTGACCAATGGGATTTCAAATCGCCTATGAACGAGCCCAGAGTGCTTCATGCTATGATCAGTGCCAAAGACCGTGTTTACTGCCTGGGCGGTCGCATGGACCATGTGGATCGCTGCTTTGATGTCCTAGCAGTTGAGTATTATATTCCAGAGAATGACCAGTGGACCACTGTTAGCCCCATGCGAACAGGGCAATCTGAGGCAGGCTGCTGCTTGTTGGATAAAAAGATCTATATCGTTGGAGGGTACAATTGGCATCTAAATAATGTCACAAGCATTGTGCAAGTGTACAACACAGAGACTGATGAGTGGGAGAGGGATTTGCACTTTCCTGAGTCTTTTGCAGGAATTGCGTGTACGCCGATCATACTTCCACAAACCACCACGCAACGGTAA
- the klhl26 gene encoding kelch-like protein 26 isoform X1 translates to MAESDGGDFASNRPQNSMANKNSSLRCTFSAPSHSTTLLQGLSVLRAQGQLLDVVLAINEERFQVHKAVLASCSDYFRAMFTGGMRESNQETIELKGLSARGLKHIIDFAYSAEVTLDLDCIQDVLGAAVFLQMVPVVDLCEEFLKSAMSVETCLNIGQMATTFNLTSLKESVDTFTFRHFLQIAEEEDFLHIPMERLVFFLQSNKLKNCSEIDLFHAAIRWLQHDEARRAGVNEVLCHVRFPLMPSSELVDSVQTVDIMVEDVLCRQYLLEAFNYQILPFRQHKMQSPRTVIRSNVVSLITFGGTPYTDNDRTVSSKVFYLPDIAARQFKELTEMETGSSHACVSVLDNFVYVVGGQHLQYRSGEGAVDICFRYDPHLSKWLRIQPMQEGRIQFHLNALQGQLYATGGRNRSGSLSSVECYCPKKNEWTYVEPLKRRIWGHAGTPCGDKLYISGGYGVSVDDKKTLHCYDPTSDQWDFKSPMNEPRVLHAMISAKDRVYCLGGRMDHVDRCFDVLAVEYYIPENDQWTTVSPMRTGQSEAGCCLLDKKIYIVGGYNWHLNNVTSIVQVYNTETDEWERDLHFPESFAGIACTPIILPQTTTQR, encoded by the exons ATGGCGGAGTCAGATGGTGGGGATTTCGCCTCGAATCGTCCACAGAACAG TATGGCTAACAAGAATAGCTCCCTGCGTTGCACGTTCTCAGCCCCAAGCCATAGCACCACTCTCCTACAGGGCTTGTCGGTCCTGCGAGCCCAGGGGCAGCTCCTGGATGTGGTGCTGGCCATCAATGAGGAGCGCTTCCAGGTTCACAAGGCAGTGCTGGCCTCCTGCAGTGACTACTTCAG AGCCATGTTCACTGGAGGCATGAGGGAGTCAAACCAGGAAACCATTGAGCTGAAGGGCTTGTCTGCCCGTGGCCTGAAACACATAATTGACTTTGCCTACAGCGCAGAGGTCACGCTTGACCTGGACTGCATTCAAGACGTACTGGGAGCAGCAGTCTTTCTACAGATGGTCCCAGTCGTTGACCTTTGCGAAGAATTCCTCAAGTCAGCTATGAGCGTAGAGACCTGCCTGAACATCGGCCAGATGGCCACCACCTTCAACCTGACCTCCCTCAAGGAGTCTGTGGACACCTTCACCTTCCGCCACTTCCTGCAGATTGCAGAGGAGGAAGACTTCCTGCACATCCCCATGGAGCGCCTGGTCTTCTTCCTACAGAGCAACAAGCTGAAGAACTGCAGCGAGATTGACCTGTTCCACGCTGCCATCCGCTGGCTGCAGCACGATGAGGCCCGCCGAGCCGGTGTAAACGAGGTCCTCTGCCACGTGCGATTCCCCCTCATGCCCTCCTCGGAGCTGGTGGACAGCGTGCAGACGGTGGACATCATGGTGGAGGACGTGTTGTGCAGGCAGTACCTCCTGGAGGCCTTCAACTACCAGATCCTCCCGTTCCGTCAACACAAGATGCAGTCCCCGCGGACTGTGATCCGCTCCAACGTGGTTTCGCTAATTACCTTTGGCGGGACACCCTACACTGACAACGATCGCACTGTGAGCAGTAAGGTGTTCTATCTCCCAGACATTGCAGCGCGTCAGTTCAAGGAACTAACGGAGATGGAGACAGGATCCAGCCACGCCTGTGTATCAGTGCTGGACAACTTTGTGTACGTAGTCGGCGGGCAGCACCTGCAATACCGCAGCGGTGAAGGGGCAGTGGACATCTGCTTCCGTTATGACCCACACCTGAGCAAATGGCTGCGTATCCAGCCAATGCAGGAGGGGCGTATTCAGTTCCACCTCAACGCTCTTCAAGGACAACTCTACGCCACTGGGGGGCGCAACCGATCTGGAAGTCTGTCGTCCGTAGAGTGCTACTGTCCTAAGAAAAACGAGTGGACCTACGTGGAACCACTAAAACGCAGAATCTGGGGCCATGCAGGAACTCCCTGTGGCGACAAGCTCTACATCTCAGGGGGTTACGGTGTCTCAGTGGATGATAAGAAAACCCTGCACTGTTACGACCCCACGTCTGACCAATGGGATTTCAAATCGCCTATGAACGAGCCCAGAGTGCTTCATGCTATGATCAGTGCCAAAGACCGTGTTTACTGCCTGGGCGGTCGCATGGACCATGTGGATCGCTGCTTTGATGTCCTAGCAGTTGAGTATTATATTCCAGAGAATGACCAGTGGACCACTGTTAGCCCCATGCGAACAGGGCAATCTGAGGCAGGCTGCTGCTTGTTGGATAAAAAGATCTATATCGTTGGAGGGTACAATTGGCATCTAAATAATGTCACAAGCATTGTGCAAGTGTACAACACAGAGACTGATGAGTGGGAGAGGGATTTGCACTTTCCTGAGTCTTTTGCAGGAATTGCGTGTACGCCGATCATACTTCCACAAACCACCACGCAACGGTAA
- the klhl26 gene encoding kelch-like protein 26 isoform X3 codes for MYFFDCRDALTWKERPRAMFTGGMRESNQETIELKGLSARGLKHIIDFAYSAEVTLDLDCIQDVLGAAVFLQMVPVVDLCEEFLKSAMSVETCLNIGQMATTFNLTSLKESVDTFTFRHFLQIAEEEDFLHIPMERLVFFLQSNKLKNCSEIDLFHAAIRWLQHDEARRAGVNEVLCHVRFPLMPSSELVDSVQTVDIMVEDVLCRQYLLEAFNYQILPFRQHKMQSPRTVIRSNVVSLITFGGTPYTDNDRTVSSKVFYLPDIAARQFKELTEMETGSSHACVSVLDNFVYVVGGQHLQYRSGEGAVDICFRYDPHLSKWLRIQPMQEGRIQFHLNALQGQLYATGGRNRSGSLSSVECYCPKKNEWTYVEPLKRRIWGHAGTPCGDKLYISGGYGVSVDDKKTLHCYDPTSDQWDFKSPMNEPRVLHAMISAKDRVYCLGGRMDHVDRCFDVLAVEYYIPENDQWTTVSPMRTGQSEAGCCLLDKKIYIVGGYNWHLNNVTSIVQVYNTETDEWERDLHFPESFAGIACTPIILPQTTTQR; via the exons ATGTATTTTTTTGACTGTAGAGATGCACTGACCTGGAAAGAGAGACCCAG AGCCATGTTCACTGGAGGCATGAGGGAGTCAAACCAGGAAACCATTGAGCTGAAGGGCTTGTCTGCCCGTGGCCTGAAACACATAATTGACTTTGCCTACAGCGCAGAGGTCACGCTTGACCTGGACTGCATTCAAGACGTACTGGGAGCAGCAGTCTTTCTACAGATGGTCCCAGTCGTTGACCTTTGCGAAGAATTCCTCAAGTCAGCTATGAGCGTAGAGACCTGCCTGAACATCGGCCAGATGGCCACCACCTTCAACCTGACCTCCCTCAAGGAGTCTGTGGACACCTTCACCTTCCGCCACTTCCTGCAGATTGCAGAGGAGGAAGACTTCCTGCACATCCCCATGGAGCGCCTGGTCTTCTTCCTACAGAGCAACAAGCTGAAGAACTGCAGCGAGATTGACCTGTTCCACGCTGCCATCCGCTGGCTGCAGCACGATGAGGCCCGCCGAGCCGGTGTAAACGAGGTCCTCTGCCACGTGCGATTCCCCCTCATGCCCTCCTCGGAGCTGGTGGACAGCGTGCAGACGGTGGACATCATGGTGGAGGACGTGTTGTGCAGGCAGTACCTCCTGGAGGCCTTCAACTACCAGATCCTCCCGTTCCGTCAACACAAGATGCAGTCCCCGCGGACTGTGATCCGCTCCAACGTGGTTTCGCTAATTACCTTTGGCGGGACACCCTACACTGACAACGATCGCACTGTGAGCAGTAAGGTGTTCTATCTCCCAGACATTGCAGCGCGTCAGTTCAAGGAACTAACGGAGATGGAGACAGGATCCAGCCACGCCTGTGTATCAGTGCTGGACAACTTTGTGTACGTAGTCGGCGGGCAGCACCTGCAATACCGCAGCGGTGAAGGGGCAGTGGACATCTGCTTCCGTTATGACCCACACCTGAGCAAATGGCTGCGTATCCAGCCAATGCAGGAGGGGCGTATTCAGTTCCACCTCAACGCTCTTCAAGGACAACTCTACGCCACTGGGGGGCGCAACCGATCTGGAAGTCTGTCGTCCGTAGAGTGCTACTGTCCTAAGAAAAACGAGTGGACCTACGTGGAACCACTAAAACGCAGAATCTGGGGCCATGCAGGAACTCCCTGTGGCGACAAGCTCTACATCTCAGGGGGTTACGGTGTCTCAGTGGATGATAAGAAAACCCTGCACTGTTACGACCCCACGTCTGACCAATGGGATTTCAAATCGCCTATGAACGAGCCCAGAGTGCTTCATGCTATGATCAGTGCCAAAGACCGTGTTTACTGCCTGGGCGGTCGCATGGACCATGTGGATCGCTGCTTTGATGTCCTAGCAGTTGAGTATTATATTCCAGAGAATGACCAGTGGACCACTGTTAGCCCCATGCGAACAGGGCAATCTGAGGCAGGCTGCTGCTTGTTGGATAAAAAGATCTATATCGTTGGAGGGTACAATTGGCATCTAAATAATGTCACAAGCATTGTGCAAGTGTACAACACAGAGACTGATGAGTGGGAGAGGGATTTGCACTTTCCTGAGTCTTTTGCAGGAATTGCGTGTACGCCGATCATACTTCCACAAACCACCACGCAACGGTAA